In the Pseudanabaena sp. PCC 7367 genome, one interval contains:
- the ppsA gene encoding phosphoenolpyruvate synthase: MTTTVDQFATANLNKETALVLWFEQVGIADVPLVGGKNASLGEMIQELTPKGVIVPNGFATTAYAYRQFISEAGLEAKLRELFANLDVEDVENLRSVGRQARSLLLETPFPAALETEIIAAYHQLCDRYGANTDVAVRSSATAEDLPDASFAGQQETYLNVHGTRAVLNACHRCFASIFTDRAISYRTIKGFDHFNVALSVGVQKMVRSDLAASGVMFSIDTETGFKNAALVTAAYGLGENVVQGAVNPDEYFVFKPTLQQGFQPILTKRLGTKEIKMVYDLGGSKMTKNMSVPVSDRVKYAINDAEILQLAKWACIIEDHYSQVRGMFTPMDIEWAKDGITDELFIVQARPETVQSQKSGNILRSYHLQAEGEIVAIGRAVGEMIGQGKARVILDVHQAAQFQAGEVLVTNRTDPDWEPIMKKASAIVTNQGGRTCHAAIIAREMGIPAIVGCGDATSKVSPGQEITVSCAEGEEGRIYAGLVPFKVKEVELGNLPRTRTQILMNVGNPEEAFGLASIPCDGVGLARFEFIIANHIKAHPLALLHYDELTDEAVKQEIATLTALYPHKPDFFVNKLAQGIAMIAAAFYPNPVVVRMSDFKSNEYANLLGGEQFEPKEENPMIGWRGASRYYDDRYREAYALECQALKQVRNQMGLTNVIPMIPFCRTPDEGRKVLAEMAKHGLVRGENDLQVYVMCEIPSNVILADQFSEVFDGFSIGSNDLTQLTLGLDRDSSLVAHIFDERNQAVKDMVRIVIEKAKRNNRKIGICGQAPSDYPEFARFLVEQGINSISLNPDSVLKTLLEIAKVEGVSS; the protein is encoded by the coding sequence ATGACTACTACCGTAGATCAGTTTGCCACGGCTAATCTTAATAAAGAAACAGCATTAGTGCTTTGGTTTGAACAAGTTGGCATTGCCGATGTGCCCTTGGTAGGTGGCAAGAATGCCTCCCTGGGGGAAATGATTCAAGAACTAACGCCTAAAGGAGTAATTGTTCCCAATGGGTTTGCCACCACCGCCTATGCCTATCGACAATTTATTAGTGAGGCAGGACTGGAAGCTAAGCTAAGAGAACTATTTGCAAATCTAGATGTAGAAGATGTCGAGAACCTGCGATCGGTTGGTCGGCAGGCGCGATCGCTACTGCTAGAGACTCCTTTCCCCGCTGCGCTGGAGACAGAAATTATTGCTGCGTATCACCAGCTTTGCGATCGCTATGGCGCTAACACAGATGTGGCGGTGCGATCGAGTGCCACAGCTGAAGACTTACCCGATGCCAGTTTTGCGGGGCAACAGGAAACCTATTTAAATGTGCATGGAACCAGGGCGGTGCTTAATGCCTGCCATCGTTGCTTTGCTTCAATTTTTACCGATCGGGCTATTTCCTATCGCACCATCAAGGGCTTTGACCATTTTAATGTGGCTCTCTCGGTGGGCGTGCAAAAAATGGTACGTTCCGATCTGGCCGCTTCAGGGGTAATGTTTTCGATCGATACGGAAACTGGATTTAAGAATGCTGCCCTGGTTACGGCTGCCTATGGCCTGGGTGAGAATGTGGTGCAGGGTGCGGTTAATCCAGATGAATATTTTGTGTTTAAACCGACGCTCCAGCAGGGCTTCCAGCCAATTTTGACCAAGCGCTTGGGCACGAAAGAAATCAAAATGGTCTATGACTTGGGCGGCAGCAAGATGACCAAAAATATGTCTGTGCCCGTCAGCGATCGAGTTAAATATGCAATCAACGATGCAGAAATTCTCCAACTAGCCAAATGGGCTTGCATCATTGAAGACCACTATTCCCAGGTGCGCGGCATGTTCACACCGATGGACATTGAATGGGCTAAGGATGGTATTACTGATGAGCTGTTCATTGTTCAGGCGCGGCCAGAAACAGTGCAATCACAAAAATCAGGGAATATTCTCCGCAGCTATCACCTCCAAGCAGAGGGGGAGATTGTAGCGATCGGTCGAGCTGTAGGTGAGATGATTGGTCAGGGTAAAGCGCGAGTCATTTTAGATGTACACCAGGCAGCCCAATTCCAAGCTGGCGAAGTGCTGGTTACCAATCGTACTGATCCAGACTGGGAACCGATCATGAAAAAAGCCAGTGCGATCGTGACCAATCAAGGGGGACGCACCTGTCATGCGGCGATTATTGCCAGGGAAATGGGGATCCCAGCGATCGTTGGCTGTGGGGATGCCACCAGCAAAGTCAGTCCTGGCCAGGAAATCACAGTTTCTTGCGCCGAAGGTGAAGAAGGTCGAATCTATGCTGGTTTGGTTCCTTTCAAGGTGAAAGAAGTAGAGCTAGGCAATCTACCACGCACCCGCACCCAAATTTTGATGAATGTGGGTAATCCAGAGGAAGCCTTTGGTCTGGCCAGTATTCCCTGCGATGGTGTGGGCTTGGCTCGGTTTGAGTTTATTATTGCCAATCATATTAAAGCGCATCCACTGGCTTTATTGCATTATGACGAACTGACTGATGAGGCGGTAAAGCAAGAGATCGCAACCCTCACAGCTCTATATCCCCATAAGCCTGATTTCTTTGTAAATAAGCTGGCTCAAGGAATAGCGATGATCGCAGCGGCCTTTTATCCCAATCCAGTGGTAGTGAGAATGTCTGACTTCAAGAGTAATGAATATGCGAACCTACTGGGAGGGGAGCAATTTGAGCCCAAAGAAGAAAATCCGATGATCGGTTGGCGTGGGGCATCCCGCTATTATGACGATCGCTACCGGGAAGCCTATGCCCTGGAATGTCAGGCACTCAAGCAAGTGCGTAATCAAATGGGTTTGACCAATGTAATCCCGATGATTCCGTTCTGCCGAACTCCCGACGAAGGACGTAAAGTGTTGGCAGAAATGGCTAAGCATGGCCTGGTGCGGGGTGAGAATGATTTGCAAGTATATGTGATGTGTGAGATTCCTAGCAATGTAATTTTAGCCGATCAATTCAGTGAAGTATTTGATGGGTTCTCGATCGGCTCAAATGACCTGACCCAACTCACCCTGGGATTGGATCGGGATTCTTCCCTGGTGGCACATATTTTTGATGAACGGAACCAGGCCGTTAAAGATATGGTGCGGATCGTGATCGAGAAGGCTAAGCGGAACAATCGCAAAATTGGCATTTGTGGTCAGGCTCCCAGTGATTACCCTGAGTTTGCCCGCTTTCTGGTTGAACAGGGTATCAACTCGATCAGTCTTAATCCTGACTCGGTGTTGAAGACGCTACTGGAGATCGCCAAGGTGGAGGGGGTGAGTTCCTAA
- a CDS encoding PAS domain S-box protein yields the protein MQAPFPDRQDMISWQTKALEILSCLNYRGGKLSEYLDTIAKNMSVLVGLDWSVVTLCDEQKGSDRILASSIDIGAAAEKVYELHGTLTNTVVNTGEPLVVEDTNSCTQYGQAPEGYQAYLGVPMRTADGNLIGTICSFHRSPRQFSADEVQLATIFAERAANAIDNYQLYQMQQELNQKLATEIEERKEAEIALKASEKRFRNIFEFSNDAIFILDPGNDKIILANPKASQLLGYSTGELKTLSISQVHPEEMAKLKEFGDLVYAQGYGWTDELFCLGSNGEKIDCEISASPIEIGDRTCILALVRDIRARKHAEKALRDSEMRFRTLVENAADSFLLINSAGQLLDVNQSACDTYGYSREEMCQLSIADIETKYSLAQIEEIRRQFSCDQPHALEGIHRRRDGSVFPAEARISLFESVGETLELALVRDISDRLTAERALRHLAEIGELATMIVHEVRNPLTTVLMGLNFFKRLELEQAALKRLNLASSEGDRLKRLLNEILLYAKEPSLEKEYIEIGAYVEKILETLQDNPTVMSHQIQFTTVTTPLFVKADADKIKQVIINLVTNACEASPIGSKISVTIEPDRAAVPPCCVYINVQNGGEPIPPAVLPKLTKPFFTTKSAGNGLGLAIVSRIIEAHNGELVITSTEAKGTVVRVQLPISTNANQN from the coding sequence ATGCAGGCACCATTTCCCGATCGCCAGGATATGATTAGTTGGCAGACTAAGGCTCTAGAGATTCTCTCTTGCTTAAACTATCGTGGTGGCAAATTAAGCGAATACCTCGATACGATCGCTAAAAATATGAGTGTTCTGGTTGGCTTGGATTGGTCAGTTGTGACCCTGTGCGACGAACAAAAAGGCTCCGATCGAATCCTGGCTAGTTCCATTGACATTGGTGCGGCAGCAGAAAAAGTCTATGAGTTGCACGGTACTCTCACCAATACTGTAGTTAATACTGGTGAACCTTTAGTGGTTGAAGATACGAATAGTTGTACTCAATATGGTCAAGCGCCAGAGGGATATCAAGCTTATTTGGGAGTGCCAATGCGAACCGCTGATGGTAATTTAATTGGTACTATTTGTTCGTTTCATCGATCGCCCCGACAATTTAGTGCGGATGAAGTGCAACTGGCTACCATTTTTGCGGAACGGGCTGCCAATGCGATCGACAACTATCAGCTCTATCAAATGCAGCAAGAGTTAAATCAAAAACTGGCCACTGAGATTGAGGAACGGAAAGAAGCCGAAATTGCCCTTAAGGCGAGTGAGAAGAGATTTCGGAATATTTTTGAATTTTCCAACGATGCGATTTTTATTCTCGATCCAGGCAACGATAAAATTATTCTTGCCAATCCTAAAGCCTCTCAACTACTCGGATATAGCACCGGGGAACTCAAAACTTTGAGCATTTCCCAAGTTCATCCCGAAGAAATGGCCAAGCTGAAGGAATTTGGGGATTTAGTCTATGCCCAGGGCTATGGCTGGACTGATGAATTATTCTGCCTGGGCAGCAATGGTGAAAAAATTGATTGTGAAATATCTGCTTCACCGATCGAAATTGGCGATCGCACCTGTATTTTGGCTCTGGTCAGGGATATTCGTGCCCGTAAACATGCCGAGAAAGCACTGCGTGATAGTGAAATGCGGTTTCGGACTCTGGTGGAAAATGCCGCCGATTCTTTCTTGCTGATCAACTCAGCGGGGCAGCTTTTGGATGTAAACCAGAGCGCCTGTGATACCTATGGTTACAGCCGAGAAGAGATGTGTCAGCTCTCGATCGCAGATATTGAAACAAAGTATAGCCTGGCGCAGATTGAAGAAATTCGCCGTCAGTTTTCCTGTGATCAACCCCATGCCCTTGAAGGGATTCATCGCCGCCGCGATGGTTCGGTTTTCCCCGCCGAAGCCCGGATCAGCCTGTTTGAATCCGTTGGCGAAACCCTTGAGCTAGCCTTGGTACGAGATATTAGCGATCGCCTTACGGCTGAACGTGCCCTCCGGCATCTAGCTGAAATTGGCGAACTGGCAACCATGATTGTACATGAAGTTCGCAATCCCCTCACTACGGTTTTGATGGGTTTGAATTTCTTTAAAAGGTTAGAGCTGGAGCAAGCTGCCCTTAAACGACTGAATCTTGCATCTAGTGAAGGCGATCGCCTAAAGCGATTACTCAACGAGATTTTGCTCTATGCGAAGGAACCTTCCCTGGAAAAGGAATATATTGAAATTGGTGCTTATGTAGAAAAGATTCTCGAAACTTTGCAGGACAATCCCACGGTAATGTCCCATCAGATCCAATTCACAACCGTAACCACACCATTATTCGTAAAAGCGGATGCCGACAAGATCAAGCAAGTAATTATTAACTTAGTTACCAATGCCTGTGAAGCTAGCCCGATCGGTAGCAAGATTAGCGTTACAATTGAACCCGATCGTGCTGCAGTTCCGCCCTGCTGTGTTTATATAAATGTTCAGAATGGTGGCGAGCCGATTCCACCCGCAGTTTTACCCAAGCTAACTAAACCTTTCTTTACCACCAAGTCAGCGGGGAATGGCCTGGGATTAGCGATCGTATCGCGGATTATTGAGGCGCATAACGGCGAACTGGTAATCACTTCGACTGAGGCAAAAGGAACTGTGGTACGGGTGCAATTACCGATCTCAACCAATGCAAACCAGAATTAG
- the menE gene encoding o-succinylbenzoate--CoA ligase: MIVPDWLGQRVIQRGDRLALVFEQKEWTYAQLAEQVTELTGLLIKQGIKPGDYVAVLMANRSEYVFLIHALARIGAIAVFLNTRLSAVEISWQLGHSGSSWLIYDQLNKTTGTEAIVITSSQLDQDVNLKAIAIDSLNLTTKPDQNHDYESKSNPKNKNLKLKNTYALQHSNLLEHNANIDLKVVQAIVYTSGTTGKPKAVQLTYGNHFFSATAAAFNLGIEPDCDRWLVCLPLFHVGGLAIVWRSVIYGSALILQPKFEQEQVIEAIANQPITIVSLVPTMLKRIMANATFESSLSHWQKLRTILLGGAPVDKRLWQRCLELDLPIAPTYGLTEAASQVATLTPTEAKSKIGSAGRSLLCNQIRIIAIDAINPQEEISKQHSNFNSKPSYELPSGEIGQIQVRGTNVTIGYLNNSIRTFPSIQKAIDQSGSKHDQDWFSTGDLGCLDSEGFLYVVNRRHDLIISGGENIYPAEVEALLANHPLLKKFKEFCVIGTDCPEWGQQVTVAIVNDAGNDTKLEPSLTLETLREFCQTHNLARYKLPKAIAIISAMPRTASGKIDRQKLRELIEQKDRL, encoded by the coding sequence GTGATAGTACCTGATTGGCTAGGCCAAAGGGTGATCCAAAGGGGCGATCGTCTGGCTTTAGTATTCGAGCAAAAGGAATGGACATATGCTCAATTAGCTGAGCAGGTAACGGAACTAACTGGACTATTAATTAAGCAGGGCATCAAGCCTGGGGATTATGTAGCGGTTTTGATGGCGAATCGATCGGAATATGTATTCTTGATCCATGCTTTGGCCAGGATTGGTGCGATCGCAGTTTTTTTAAATACTCGTCTGAGCGCCGTGGAAATAAGCTGGCAGTTAGGGCACAGCGGTTCTTCTTGGTTGATTTATGATCAGCTAAATAAAACAACGGGGACAGAAGCGATTGTGATCACAAGTTCTCAATTAGATCAGGATGTAAATCTAAAAGCGATTGCGATCGACTCACTAAACCTGACAACAAAACCGGATCAGAACCACGATTATGAATCCAAGTCTAATCCTAAAAACAAAAATCTTAAACTCAAAAATACTTATGCTTTACAGCATTCTAATCTACTAGAACATAATGCAAATATCGATCTTAAGGTAGTGCAAGCGATCGTCTATACCTCTGGTACAACCGGAAAACCGAAGGCGGTGCAGCTTACCTATGGCAATCATTTTTTTAGTGCTACGGCAGCGGCGTTTAATTTAGGCATCGAACCAGACTGCGATCGTTGGCTGGTCTGTTTGCCCCTGTTTCATGTGGGGGGCTTGGCAATTGTCTGGCGCAGTGTGATTTATGGCAGCGCCTTGATTTTACAACCAAAGTTTGAGCAGGAACAGGTAATTGAGGCGATCGCAAATCAGCCTATTACGATCGTTTCATTAGTTCCTACGATGCTGAAGCGAATTATGGCGAATGCTACTTTTGAGTCTTCCCTTTCCCATTGGCAAAAATTGCGGACAATCCTGCTGGGGGGAGCGCCTGTGGATAAAAGACTATGGCAAAGATGTTTAGAGTTAGATTTACCGATCGCTCCTACCTATGGCCTCACCGAGGCAGCTTCGCAGGTGGCGACCCTTACTCCCACTGAGGCAAAATCTAAAATCGGTTCCGCTGGCCGATCGTTGCTATGCAATCAAATTCGGATCATAGCGATCGATGCGATTAATCCTCAAGAAGAAATCAGCAAACAGCACAGTAATTTCAATAGTAAGCCTAGTTACGAATTACCGTCAGGCGAGATTGGCCAGATTCAGGTCAGGGGGACGAACGTTACGATCGGTTACCTAAATAATTCAATACGGACATTCCCATCCATTCAAAAAGCAATCGATCAATCTGGCTCAAAACATGACCAGGACTGGTTCTCCACCGGTGATCTTGGTTGTTTGGATTCAGAAGGATTTCTATATGTGGTCAATCGTCGTCATGATTTGATTATTAGCGGCGGTGAGAATATTTATCCTGCCGAAGTTGAAGCATTGCTGGCAAATCATCCTTTACTTAAAAAGTTCAAGGAATTCTGCGTAATTGGTACAGACTGTCCAGAATGGGGGCAGCAGGTTACCGTGGCGATCGTAAATGATGCTGGGAATGATACCAAGCTTGAGCCCAGTCTTACCTTAGAGACATTAAGGGAGTTCTGCCAGACCCATAATTTAGCTCGCTATAAGCTGCCCAAGGCGATCGCTATTATCTCAGCAATGCCCCGGACAGCTTCAGGGAAAATCGATCGGCAGAAACTTAGAGAACTAATTGAGCAAAAAGATAGGTTATGA
- a CDS encoding DUF3082 domain-containing protein, whose translation MSQENSPAIPAPESDLEQEATSAENVINKTKTAQEKPKAPPSTMSMVIQNLSGVLMAGAIAVGLYFFTNSVAVKLAQNPITSSNTLAMRVSTTVRTFLLALGTGATMIFGVVALGIFLLTIQEVIKRGKKQQS comes from the coding sequence ATGAGTCAAGAAAATAGTCCCGCCATTCCTGCCCCTGAATCAGATCTAGAGCAGGAAGCAACATCAGCAGAAAATGTGATAAATAAGACTAAGACCGCCCAGGAGAAACCAAAAGCACCACCTAGCACGATGAGTATGGTGATTCAAAATCTCAGTGGCGTATTAATGGCAGGGGCGATCGCCGTGGGGTTATATTTCTTTACCAACAGCGTTGCGGTGAAATTAGCCCAAAATCCTATCACCAGTAGTAATACCCTGGCGATGCGAGTGAGCACAACCGTCAGAACTTTTCTATTAGCCCTGGGCACTGGTGCAACCATGATCTTTGGCGTAGTAGCATTGGGTATATTTCTGTTGACAATTCAAGAAGTAATTAAGCGGGGTAAAAAACAGCAGTCCTAA
- a CDS encoding mannose-1-phosphate guanyltransferase, which translates to MRAVLMAGGSGTRLRPLTCDLPKPMVSILNRPITEHILNLLTRHHIHEVIATLHYLPDSIRDYFGDGSDFNVTMRYVVEEDAPLGTAGCVKNVEHLLDSTFIVISGDSITDIDLSKAIAFHQRKGSKATLVLKRVNDPMAFGVVITDDQYRIRRFLEKPSSSEVFSDTVNTGIYILEPEVLQYLSADEPSDFSQDLFPLLLENKVPMYGYIADGYWCDVGSLDAYRQAQYDAIRNRVSLELEYLQLRTGIWVGQNTMIDPTAFIEAPVLIGDNCSIGPRVHISAGTIIGDHVTIRADADLQHPIICNSVVVGEESHLWACTVARNSRISRRSHLMEGAVVGANAVVGEEARICANVRIWPEKKVEDGATLNHNLIWGSMAVRNLFGHRGVSGLANIDITPEFAVKLGAAYGATLKPGAQVMVSRDQRTVCRMVTRSLISGLMSVGITIRNLEATAIPIARYIAPSLTVEGGIHVRLHPDKSDHILIEFLDNNGINIDKKKEKKIEGTYFKEDFRRARIEEIGQINYPSRIFEYYSSGFARNLNTEALRGSGHKKIVIDYAYAVSGAVLPRILGKYGSDVVVMNASLHDRAPTRGDREKMLDQLSDVVTALKANFGVQVFANGEKLVIIDERGKAIRGEILTGIMAEMAFTANPRGTIVIPMSVSGIVEQLAKKHQGRVLRTKDNPTAVMMACASNSEVILGGSSEMGFIFPQLHTGFDAMFSIAKIIEWLTIQERSTSHLRQSLPQVNYCAQKIRCSWGIKGSLMRHLVESHQHHRLELIDGIKICYDDDDWVLVLPDAGEPMVHVYASSANKGEVGLPWVELQVKEMCDYIETFCRLQSSLNKEAAGSGLGL; encoded by the coding sequence ATGAGAGCAGTTTTAATGGCAGGTGGTTCGGGTACTAGGTTACGCCCTCTTACCTGCGATCTGCCTAAACCGATGGTCTCGATTTTAAATCGACCGATCACTGAGCATATCCTGAATCTACTCACCCGCCACCACATCCACGAGGTGATCGCTACACTCCATTATCTGCCGGACTCGATTAGAGACTATTTTGGTGATGGCTCTGATTTTAATGTGACGATGCGCTATGTGGTGGAAGAGGATGCGCCATTGGGAACAGCGGGCTGTGTCAAAAATGTGGAGCATTTACTGGATAGCACCTTTATTGTGATCAGTGGCGATAGCATTACGGACATCGACCTGAGCAAGGCGATCGCCTTTCATCAGCGCAAAGGATCGAAGGCAACTTTGGTCTTGAAGCGAGTCAATGATCCGATGGCTTTTGGGGTCGTAATCACCGACGACCAATATCGAATCAGGCGTTTTTTAGAGAAACCTTCCAGCAGCGAAGTATTTTCCGATACGGTCAATACGGGTATTTATATTCTGGAACCAGAGGTATTGCAATATCTCTCTGCTGATGAACCCAGTGATTTTTCCCAGGATCTCTTTCCCCTTTTACTGGAAAATAAAGTGCCCATGTATGGCTATATTGCCGATGGCTACTGGTGTGATGTCGGTTCCCTTGATGCCTATCGTCAGGCTCAATACGATGCGATCCGCAATCGGGTTAGTTTGGAGTTGGAATATTTGCAACTGCGCACCGGAATCTGGGTCGGCCAGAACACCATGATCGATCCCACCGCTTTTATTGAAGCGCCGGTTTTGATTGGTGATAATTGCTCGATCGGGCCAAGGGTGCATATTTCCGCCGGCACGATCATTGGCGATCATGTCACGATCCGCGCCGATGCCGATCTGCAACACCCAATTATTTGTAATAGCGTTGTGGTAGGAGAAGAGAGCCATCTATGGGCCTGCACGGTGGCTCGCAATTCCCGTATCAGTCGCCGCAGCCATCTGATGGAAGGGGCAGTGGTGGGCGCTAATGCGGTGGTGGGTGAAGAAGCACGGATTTGCGCCAATGTGCGGATCTGGCCAGAGAAAAAAGTTGAAGATGGCGCTACCCTCAATCACAATTTGATTTGGGGCTCGATGGCGGTGCGGAATTTATTTGGCCATCGGGGTGTTTCTGGTTTAGCCAACATTGACATTACACCTGAATTTGCAGTTAAGCTGGGCGCAGCCTATGGCGCTACCCTCAAGCCTGGTGCGCAGGTAATGGTGTCGCGGGATCAACGTACCGTATGTCGGATGGTGACCCGATCGCTCATTTCCGGATTAATGTCGGTGGGAATTACCATTCGCAACCTGGAAGCAACCGCAATTCCGATCGCTCGCTACATTGCCCCTAGCTTGACTGTGGAAGGGGGCATTCATGTGCGGTTACATCCCGACAAAAGCGATCATATTTTGATCGAGTTTTTGGATAACAATGGCATTAACATCGATAAGAAAAAAGAGAAAAAGATCGAAGGCACTTATTTTAAAGAAGACTTTCGCCGTGCCCGAATCGAAGAGATCGGCCAGATTAACTATCCTTCCAGAATTTTTGAATATTACAGTAGTGGCTTTGCCAGGAACCTGAACACAGAAGCGCTGCGGGGTAGTGGTCACAAAAAAATTGTGATCGATTATGCCTATGCTGTTTCCGGTGCAGTGCTGCCGCGTATTCTGGGTAAATATGGCTCTGATGTGGTGGTAATGAATGCCAGTTTGCATGATCGCGCTCCCACCAGGGGCGATCGAGAAAAGATGCTCGATCAGCTCAGTGATGTAGTAACTGCCTTAAAAGCAAACTTTGGTGTGCAAGTGTTTGCGAATGGCGAAAAGCTGGTGATTATCGATGAACGAGGTAAGGCAATTAGGGGCGAAATCCTGACCGGAATCATGGCAGAAATGGCTTTTACGGCCAATCCCCGTGGCACCATCGTTATTCCCATGTCAGTCTCTGGCATTGTTGAACAACTGGCCAAAAAGCACCAGGGCAGAGTATTGCGTACTAAAGATAATCCCACTGCGGTGATGATGGCCTGTGCCAGTAATAGTGAGGTGATTTTAGGTGGTTCCTCGGAAATGGGTTTCATCTTCCCGCAGCTCCACACTGGATTTGATGCCATGTTCTCGATCGCCAAAATCATTGAATGGCTGACAATTCAAGAACGTTCGACTTCGCACTTGCGTCAGAGCCTGCCCCAGGTAAACTATTGTGCCCAGAAAATCCGCTGCTCTTGGGGGATTAAGGGTTCTTTGATGCGACATCTGGTTGAATCCCATCAACACCATCGCCTAGAATTGATCGATGGGATCAAAATTTGCTATGACGATGATGATTGGGTCTTGGTGCTGCCGGATGCTGGTGAGCCAATGGTACATGTCTATGCCAGTAGTGCAAATAAAGGCGAAGTGGGCTTACCCTGGGTCGAGCTGCAGGTCAAAGAGATGTGTGATTACATCGAAACTTTTTGTCGCCTCCAAAGCTCACTCAACAAAGAAGCGGCAGGATCAGGGCTAGGGCTATAG
- a CDS encoding class I SAM-dependent methyltransferase yields the protein MGLKLKDIVPWGRSLAEYMRMFDLKPVELELHILDCASGPASFTAEMTKMEHDAIACDPIYSFSASEIADRIDETYEVIITGVKANLDSYVWGEIQSPNELGQVRITSMRKFLEDYAIGLKAGRYVTAELPNLPFSDRQFDLALCSHFLFSYSELLSLQFHIEAIEEMCRVAGETRIFPLLDISGEPSPWLEPTIAELQKRGMKTEVKTVSYEFQPGGNKMLRVKI from the coding sequence ATGGGACTGAAATTAAAAGATATTGTACCCTGGGGACGATCGCTAGCCGAATATATGCGCATGTTCGACCTCAAGCCAGTTGAGTTGGAGCTGCATATTCTCGATTGTGCCAGTGGGCCAGCTAGTTTTACGGCAGAGATGACCAAAATGGAGCATGATGCGATCGCCTGTGATCCAATCTATAGTTTTTCGGCCTCGGAAATTGCCGATCGGATTGATGAAACCTATGAGGTGATTATTACGGGCGTAAAGGCAAATTTAGATAGTTATGTGTGGGGTGAAATTCAATCTCCCAATGAGCTGGGTCAGGTGCGGATTACTTCGATGCGGAAGTTTTTAGAGGATTATGCAATCGGGCTCAAGGCGGGGCGTTATGTGACTGCTGAGCTGCCAAACCTGCCATTTAGCGATCGGCAATTTGATCTGGCCCTATGCTCGCATTTTTTGTTTAGCTATTCGGAGTTGTTGTCGTTGCAGTTCCACATCGAAGCGATCGAGGAAATGTGTCGGGTAGCTGGCGAAACCCGCATTTTCCCATTGCTGGATATTTCTGGCGAGCCTTCACCCTGGTTGGAACCGACGATCGCGGAGTTGCAAAAGAGGGGAATGAAAACGGAAGTCAAGACGGTGAGTTATGAGTTTCAACCGGGTGGCAACAAAATGCTTCGGGTAAAGATTTAA
- a CDS encoding polyphosphate kinase 2 family protein: MAAKKLNLDSFVVKPNAKVKLSNFDPGFTNGYEDKKAARAQLDAGVKQLAKYQDVLYAHDQYAVLLIFQAMDAAGKDSTIKHVMSGVNPQGCQVFNFKAPSDEELDHTFLWRSMKCLPERGRIGIFNRSYYEEVLIARVHPEILGKQKLPTKLVDQKIWQQRFEDINNFEHYLTNNGVVVVKFFLHLSKQEQKKRFLARIDRPAKNWKFHIADVQERQFWDEYNDAYEDVFNHTSTKWAPWHIIPADHKWFTRLVVAKIIVKKLEKLKLHYPKMSDDHRHHLIQARMMLESEE, translated from the coding sequence ATGGCAGCTAAAAAACTCAACCTCGATAGTTTTGTAGTTAAACCCAACGCCAAGGTTAAACTAAGCAACTTTGACCCTGGGTTTACCAATGGCTATGAAGATAAAAAAGCTGCTCGTGCTCAGTTAGATGCCGGAGTAAAGCAATTAGCTAAATATCAAGATGTGCTTTATGCCCATGACCAATATGCGGTTTTGCTGATTTTCCAGGCAATGGATGCGGCGGGTAAGGATAGTACGATTAAGCATGTGATGTCGGGAGTGAATCCGCAAGGCTGCCAGGTTTTCAACTTCAAGGCTCCTTCTGACGAAGAGCTGGATCATACTTTTTTGTGGCGATCGATGAAGTGCCTGCCGGAGCGTGGCCGGATTGGGATTTTTAATCGTTCTTACTATGAAGAAGTTTTGATCGCACGGGTTCACCCAGAAATTTTAGGCAAGCAAAAGCTACCCACCAAACTAGTAGATCAAAAGATCTGGCAGCAGCGATTTGAGGATATTAATAACTTTGAGCACTATTTAACTAATAATGGCGTGGTGGTAGTGAAGTTCTTTTTGCACTTGTCGAAACAGGAACAAAAGAAGAGATTTTTGGCACGGATCGATCGCCCCGCAAAAAATTGGAAGTTCCATATTGCTGATGTGCAGGAACGCCAATTCTGGGATGAGTACAATGATGCCTATGAAGATGTGTTTAACCACACCAGCACCAAATGGGCTCCCTGGCATATTATTCCGGCCGATCACAAGTGGTTTACGCGCTTGGTGGTGGCAAAAATCATTGTGAAGAAGTTAGAAAAGCTGAAGTTGCATTATCCTAAGATGAGCGACGATCACCGCCATCATTTGATCCAGGCCAGAATGATGCTGGAAAGTGAGGAATAG